Below is a window of Myxococcaceae bacterium JPH2 DNA.
GGAAGGCTGGGCGCGCCGCTTCCGCGATGGCTTGAAGCAGGTGCTGCCGGCGGACGTGGTGGAGCGCATCCGCCGCGAACGTCGGCGCCGCGCGGCGGTGCACTGAGCTGCACGGTGGGCGCTCTCGAGCGCCCACGTCTTCGCGAAGCGGGCGCTAACGAGCGCCCACTTCGCCGCGAAGCTGGCTGATGGCCGCGCCGAGCTGGGGCGGCTGCATGTTGCGAGGCACTTCGACGGAGAACCGCTCGAAGTGCTCCAGCGCCAGGGCCTTGTCTCCTCGGCGCAGCGCGAGGCTGCCCAGGAAGATGAGCGCCTCCTGCGAGTCCGGCCAGGTGTTGACCAGCGTGGTCAGCTCCTTCTCGGCGCCCTCCAGGTCTCCGTGCGCGGCGGCGCGCAGGACGCCCCGGTGCACGCGCAGCTCCACGCTGAAGGGGTCCGCGGCGAGGCCCTTGTCCGTCACCTTCATGGCCTCCTCGAACTGCTGCGCGCGGATGAGTTCGTGGCTCAGGAGGGACGCGGCCTCCACGTCGCCCGGGTTGGAGGCCAGGCGCTCGCGGGCCTCGTTGAGGGCGGGATCCTCGCGCGGGGCCATGGGGGCCTCGGCCTGGGCCGCGTTGCCCATGGCGCCGGGCATCTTCCCGGTGGCCATCTGCCCGTCGCTGCGCGGCTGCTGCTCGGAGACGAGCAGGTAGCCCAGGCCTCCGAAGAACGTCACCACGCCCGCGCCCCACAGCGCGCCCACGAGCTGCGGGTTGCGCGCGGCCCAGCCCGTGGGGGCAGGCCGGGCGGCGGCGGGGCGCTCGGCGGCGGCGGTGTCCTGGGCGCGGCGCGCGTGCTCATCGCGGGCGCGCAGGGCGGCAGCGGCCTCCTTCTCCAAGCGGGACTTCTCCGCGGCGTAGCGCTCTTCGCCCAGGTGGTGCTTGTCGGACTCGAGGGCGCGGAGCTGATCGATGAGCGACTGCGCGCGCTGGGACAGGTCATCCTGCACGCCGTCGCGCGGGGCATCCGCGTTCGGCGTGGCGCTGCGCTTGCGCTGCATCAGCAGCCAGGCGGCCGCGGCCACGAAGGCCACGACGAGGACGATGATTCCGGGCAACCAGTTCGTGGGCTGCGGCTGCATGGGCTAGCGCTCCAGCTCGCGGCGCACGGCCGCGAGGTACGGGTCGACGTCCTCCGTCGCGGGCGCGGGGGCCGGCGTGACGGGGACTTCAGGCGAGGGCTCGGCGGACGCGGCCACGGCGGGCTCGCGCTTGAGCTGTTTCAGGATGAGGACGAGGCCTCCCGCGACGAGCGCGACAGGCCCCAGCCAGACGAACCAGTTGAACCCCTCCGCGCGGGGCTCGAGCAGGACCCACTCGCCGTAGCGGGCGACGAAGTAGTCCATCACCTCGGCGTCGCTCTTTCCCTCGGCCACCAGCTCCCGGACCTTGTCGAGCTGGGCACGGGCCATGGACGACGGGCTGTCTGACACGGACAAGCCCTGGCACACCGCGCAGCGCAGGTGCTTGCCCAGCGATTGGACGCGGGCCTCCAGCGGCGGGGCGAGCGGGTCGCTCGCGGCCTGCTGGGGGGCGAACTGGCCGGTGGCCAGCCCAAGGGCGAGGGTCAGCGAGAGGAGGGCGGAGGTCATCGGGGCTCCCGGGAGCGCTCCCTACGTACCGCTGTCCGCCGGGTGTTGGACAGCGAAACCTGGGCGGGCCGTGAGGCCAGCCACCCGTCCAGGCGGAAGGCCGGAGGCGCGCCGGGGCGGCGATGGAGACGGGCATCCCCCGCGCGTCGGCGCCGTGCTCGGACTGTCCATGGGCTTCCCCCCTACCTGGGCCGGACGTCGAGGCGTCGCGGCGGAGGCGAGGGTAGTGGCGCATGGGGAATTCCCCAGCAGGTGTCCCCGCGCGCACGGGCGCATCTGTTGGTTGGAGAAAGTGGAGGAGACCTGTCAGGTCCCCCAGCGGACTCGGAGGGCGCCAGGAAGGGCAGCGAGCCGTCGGCCGCTGGATGGCGGCTTCAGCCTTCCTCGGTGTCCATCTCGGGTGGCGGCGCGCTCTCCTCGCGAGCCATGGCGAGCCGCAGCGCGAGGAAGCCCACCGCGCCCAGGCCGAACACGAAGGCGATGGGGCCCAGCGCGATGCGCATGTTCACGAGCGCCCACAGCAGGCACACGCCCACGGCGCCCGCGGGGACGAAGCGCAGCCACGCGGGCCTCGCCACGTCGTCGTGCAGCGCGGCGAGGAGCAGCACGGCGAGCAGCGCCAGCTCGGGCACCAGCGAGCCGGGCAGATCCCAACCCGCGTCCATCGCGTCGAATCCCCCGGCGCTGTACAGCGAGTCATCCGAGGCGCGCGGCGGCTCCACCACGCGCAGCTCGGGAGGCACCGAGCCACGCCCCGGCACCGGCGCGTTGCTCACCGTGGCGCTGCCGCTCGCGCCCCGCGTC
It encodes the following:
- a CDS encoding cytochrome c-type biogenesis protein CcmH; its protein translation is MTSALLSLTLALGLATGQFAPQQAASDPLAPPLEARVQSLGKHLRCAVCQGLSVSDSPSSMARAQLDKVRELVAEGKSDAEVMDYFVARYGEWVLLEPRAEGFNWFVWLGPVALVAGGLVLILKQLKREPAVAASAEPSPEVPVTPAPAPATEDVDPYLAAVRRELER
- a CDS encoding tetratricopeptide repeat protein, yielding MQPQPTNWLPGIIVLVVAFVAAAAWLLMQRKRSATPNADAPRDGVQDDLSQRAQSLIDQLRALESDKHHLGEERYAAEKSRLEKEAAAALRARDEHARRAQDTAAAERPAAARPAPTGWAARNPQLVGALWGAGVVTFFGGLGYLLVSEQQPRSDGQMATGKMPGAMGNAAQAEAPMAPREDPALNEARERLASNPGDVEAASLLSHELIRAQQFEEAMKVTDKGLAADPFSVELRVHRGVLRAAAHGDLEGAEKELTTLVNTWPDSQEALIFLGSLALRRGDKALALEHFERFSVEVPRNMQPPQLGAAISQLRGEVGAR